The region CCGACGGCGACGTCGACCTGGTCGTCGGCCAGGAGGACGGCCGCGTGGCCCTGATCGAGAACACCGGCCGGGTGGTCGAGCGGATGCCGGTCTTCGCGGCGCCGGTCTTCTTCCGCCAACAGGCCGACGACGTCAAGTTCGGCGCCCTGGTCACGCCGGTCTCGTTCGACTGGGACGGCGACGGCGACGAGGACCTCGTCTGCGGCAACACGGCCGGCTACGTCGGGTTCATCGAAAACCTCGACGGCGGCTGCCCGCCCCGCTGGGCCGCGCCCAAGCGCCTGGAGGCCGGCGGCCAGGTCCTGCGCATCGAGGCCGGCCCCAGCGGCTCGATCCAGGGACCCTGCGAGACCAAGTGGGGATACACCACGCTAAGCGTGGCCGACTGGGACGGCGACGCGCTGCCCGATCTGGTCGTCAACTCGATCTGGGGCAAAGTCCTCTGGTATCGCAACGCCGGAACGCGCCAGAAACCGAAGTTGGAGGCCGCCCGGCCAATCGAGGTCGAGTGGCCCGGCGCCCCGCCCAAGCCCGAGTGGAACTGGTGGAACCCGAAAGGCAAGGAACTGGCCACCCAGTGGCGCACCACGCCGCTGGCCGTCGACTTCACCGGCGACGGGCTGTGCGACCTGGTGATGCTCGACACGGAGGGCTACCTGGCCCTGTACGAGCGCAAGAAACAGGACGGGAAGCTCGTGCTGCTCCCGCCGCGGCGCGTGTTCGTCGACGAGAAGGGCGACGCGCTGCAACTCAACGGGGGCAGGGCAGGGCGGAGCGGCCGGCGCAAGCTGTGCCTGGCCGACTGGGACTGCGACGGGCGGGTCGACCTGCTCGTGAACAGCCGCTCGGTCGACTGGTACAAGAACATCGCCGGCGACGCCGACCGCACGGTCCTGCGGCCGATGGGCCCGTTGGACACCCGCCGCCTGGCCGGCCACACCACCAGCCCCACGGTCGTCGACTGGGACGGCGACGGCGTGCCCGACTTGCTCGCCGGGGCCGAGGACGGGTATCATTACTATTTGAAGAATCCGCACGGTGTCGACAAGCAGGGCAAGTCGAAGGAGTGAATGCGCTACCGTTCGGAACACGCTACGTGGGTTGCTCGGAACGTAGCGCATTGGTCGCAATGTCGCGTCGTCGATTCGGGTCGGTCTCGTCTTGAGGGCGTTGCGTTGGCCAGCCCCGCTAGGGGCGATCGTCAATAGCCAGGGGCGTAAGCCCCTGGGACAGAAGGGAGAAGCCGAATCGTCGAAGCCCCGCAAGGGGCGGTAGGACGTCGGTGTCGCCCCTCGCGGGGCTCGATTGACCGAGGCCGGCCTGCTGTCCAGGGGCTAACGCCCCTGGCTAATAACGGCCGTCCCTTCGGGACTACGTTCTCTCCGATGAGATGGAACCGACGCCGCCCGTCGAGCAGGAGCCCATCCAATGTTCATTCGCTGCACGACTTGCTGTCTGGTCGTTCTCGTCCTGCCGTCCGTCGCCCTGACGGCGGAGCCGCTGCCGGAAGACCACCCGATTCACCAGGTCCCCGAGTGGTTCGGGAGGTACTGGAAGGGCCGTCTCGCCGTGACGGCTCAGGAGTTGACCAAGTGGGAATTCCGCTTGGAGAAGCCGCGATATGTGCTCGGCGAGACGATCGTGGGAGAACTCACGGTCCGAAACACCAACACCCAAGACGACCACGGCATCATGATGAGCCCACCGGGCAACGGCCTGCACGTATCGACGCTGGGCCTGTGGGTCAGTCGATGGGAAGAGACGGATGGCGGAGGAAGGTGGGGCCCGCTGACAATGATCTACGACGTCAATAAGTGCCACAGTCTACAACGCACTCGCCCCCACCTGTTCCACGGGCGTGCGGTCAAGATTCCGCCGGGCGGGGAAGTTGTGTTCAGGATTCCGGTGAACGCGGTACATACCTTCTGGCGGGGCCCAATGGAACTGCCAGTGCTTGGGTGGAGGTCAGGAATCGGGTTCGGCAAGCCGGGGAAGTATCGGTTCTATCTGCGCTACATCAGCCTGGAAAGAGTGCGGCGCGAGCTATATGAGACAGGCAGATCCCGCCGGCGTCTCTTCGACAAGAAAGAGAACGCCTTGCTGTACCGGACCATTTCTACGGTGCTCGGCCCTTACGAAGTCGAAGTTGTTGCACCACCGAAGGAGGTTCAATCTCGACTGGAAGCCCTCTACGCCAAATGGAACGATGACACCGCACACCAGAATCGCTGCCATGGTCTGAGAGGGGCTGGGATCGATCCAGACGCGGCCAAGGAACTGATCGACGATCTGTCGCGAATGGGGGATGCGTGCCAAGGAATACGCCGGTCGCTGCGATTGTCGCTCATCGAATACGAGTATTCGCGGGCTTCTTGTGCTAAGGGCGAGGCGCGACGGTACGGCCTGAACCGCGTGGACGCCGAGATTGTCGCCTTCCTGCGCGACGTGGAGGCCGGCCCCGAGCGAGACGCGGCGCAATTGGCCCGCTGCCACGTCCTGCGAGGGCTTGGATACAACGAGAGGGCCTTGAAACTCGCCGAGGAACTGAAGACGCCAGACGCACAGGCGTTCGTCGACAAGTACAAGTAGCCCAGCCCTGGGCTGCGCAAAACGCGGCAACTTCGGATGGCGAGTTGGCCCCGGTTCTGTTCTGCCCGATTGCGAGGGTTGCCAGGTCGAATGATCTCACGCAAAGGCGCCAGGGCGCAAAGGAAAGTGGGGGAACAGTAATCGACCACGCCCATGGGGCGTGGCTTTGGCCTGCCCCGCTAAGCGGGGCGGTTACGTGATCGAAGGCCCCGCTGGGGCCGAGGTTTATAGTGCGACTGCTACTCGAATCGTTCAGTCTGTTCTCGCTCCACGTTTCCGCCGCTGCCGCAGTGGCAGCGACCAGTATGTTCCCGCTTGTCTGCTCAGCCAAGTTCATCCCGTATTGTCTTGTTGAAAGGGGGCACGCCGGAACGGCTAAGCCCCCAGGGTCGCACGGCCATAGGCCGTGGGTTTAGGACGTACTAATTCGCGCTGATAAACGCTAATCGCTTCGATCGGGGCGGGGGATCGGTGGCCCTGGGATCGGGCGGCCGTGTGACGGAGGGAACAGGGGAAGTGGAGAAACGCCCTGAGAGAGGATTGTGAAATCGGTATCTGTTCAGCCGAATGAGGCAAACCACGGATTTCGCGGAGAACACGGATGAGTTGGTGAGTTGGCGATGATCGTGCCAGGGTCGTCCTCCTCTATTTCATCCGTGCCATCCGCGTCATCCGTGGTCCATTGCTTCAGACGGCCGAAGTGCTACTGAAATCACCGCTCCTTCTCTTCCCCTCTTCCCATCTTTCCCATTCCCCCCACCGAAGGTCCCGCCGATTTCAAACCGTGTTGCGCCGTTTCTTCTTTGCGCGTGATATCTCCCGGAAGGCCGGTCTCCACAACACAACATGCCCTGGAATCGCCACAGGGACTCTTCGTGCCTTCTCGTGTTTTTCGTGGCCATCTCCCGTCCCAACGGTGGCCCACTTCTTGGGTTGGAATCGTCCTTGCGCTATTGGTAGGACAAGTGACGGTAACGTAGTCCACGCCAGGACGGACGGATCATGGGCAATTCGACAGGACAGGCTCGCAAAGCCACGGCCATCGGACCGCGCGTCGCAACCGGCCTGTTTTGGAAGGCTACGGCAAGATACCCCCTCGTGTTTGCCCCCTCGCCGGAGCCGAAGCACTGGAAGAACCGAAAACCTGTTGACCAAAAACTCATTGGGTGCGGATGGACTGGCTGACTCTTCGTGCTCTATTCGCGCTTTTCGTGGCCATCTCCCACCCCGGCGGTTGGCCTGGGCGTGCGAGGGCGGACTGGCCACGAAGAACACGAAGAGTCGCAAGAAGACGAACAGGGGATGGGCGTTTGTCTGAGACGGCTCACGGTCGGACGGAACAAAACGGCGATCACCCGATTCCGTCGAAGAGAAGCCCCTTCGCGCGGCCCAGTGCCGCCCGGGCCCACTCTCTCACCTGGCTAACACCCCCCGCCGGAACCCCTCTGGCCGCCACCTTGGCTACGCCGACCCCGCCGCGGTGGTGTGTGGTGGAGGAAGTGTACCCATTCCAACAGGGGGTATCGCTGGAAAAACCGAGTTTCTGTTGCACAAAAACATGAAAATGGGGGTTATAGATGGTGGGTTTGGTCGCCTGGACCCCTAAAGCGATGGGCAGCGGGCGGTGCGCTTCGAGCGTCTCCGCCCCTTGGCGAACCATCCCGAATCTCTGGTGTCCGTGAACTCCAGAGGGGACGAATCCGTATAGGACGCAGAATCGTGACACCCCGAGACCGATTTTTGTAACCTCGGGGTTACTAAAACATCTCAGTATTTGGGGCAGGGCGGGGCCGCCCAGCGCGGCCGTGAGGCTACCGCCGCGAGGTGTTAACCGGAACTACCCGGAGTGAGGGCGTTGCCCTCGAAAGGCGTGAGTGATGCGCAGCGAGTATACCAGCGAAGAAATCCGTCGGCTCCGCGACCGTCTGGTCGGCCATGCGCCGGGCGATTTGCAGATCGCCAAGGCCGACCTGGCCGAGCGGTTGCTGGGCGAGTTGAACCCGGAAGAAACCTACACGAACCGCTACCTCTATTCGCGGCTTAGCGGCCAGGTCGATCCGTTGCCGGCCCTGCCGATCAGCGGGCGCGACGCCCGCCGCGACTTGCAGATGTTCGTCGAGGACCTGTCCGACGCGGCCGGGCTGGCGGCCGAGGAGGCCGGCGAGCCGGTATTCACGCTCGAGGACCTGAGCCGGCGGCTGAACGTCTCGACCAAGACGATCACCCGGTGGCGCCGCGACGGGGGGCTGGTGGGACGCCGATTCCTGATCGACGGCCGCAAGCGGGTCGGGTTCCTGATGAGTTCCGTGGAACGCTTCGTCCGCCACAACCGCGGCCGGGTGAAGCGGGCTGCGCAGTTCACCCAGATGACCGACGAGCAGCGTGACCAGATCGTTGCCCTGGCCCGGGAGCTGATCGCCGGGGGCGAGGCCCCCGCGCGGATCGTCGGGCTGGTGGCCGAGCAGATCGGCCGCAGCGTCGAGACCGTTCGCTACGTGTTGCGCCAGCACGACGAAGCCCGTCCCGAGGAGGCGATCCTGCCGGCCGACGGCGGCCCACTCTCGGACGAGGCCCGACACGAGATCTACCGCCGCTACCGCCGGGGCCAGTCGGTCGAGGCCATCGGGCGCCACTTCGACCGCTCGCGGACGAGCGTGTACCGCGTGCTGGCCGAGACGCGCCTGGAGCGGATCCGGGAACTGCCGCTCGACTACATCCCCAACGAGCAGTTCGAGCGGGTCTCGCCGGCCGAGGAGCGCGAGATCCTCGCGCCGATGCCGGCCGACGAGGGCCCGCCGCGCAAGGCCCGCCGCCCGGCGAACCTGCCGACCTACCTGGCCAGCCTCTACGAGGTGCCCCTGCTGTCGCGCGAGCAGGAGGCCCACCTGTTCCGCAAGATGAACTACCTGAAGTACAAGGCGTCGCGGCTGCTCGGCGAGCTTGACGCCGAGCACCCGGCTGCGGCCCTGATGGACCGGGTCGAGCGGCTCTACGAGCAGTCGGTGGCGGTCAAGAACGAGTTGATCCGGGCAAACCTCCGTCTGGTGGTGTCGATCGCCAAGCGCCGCGTCGGCCCCACGGAGGAGTTCTTTGACCTGGTCAGCGACGGCAACATGTCGCTGATCCGGGCGGTCGAGAAGTTCGACTTCGCCCGCGGCTTCAAGTTCAGCACCTATGCCACGTGGGCCATCGTGAAGAACTATGCCCGCACGATTCCCGGCGAGCACCGTACGCCGGGCGACGTCGAACCCGCCGTCCAAAAAGACCGCACCAAGCAGCGCCTCGAAAGCGTCGGCAAGCAGGGCGTCGCGATCGCGGCCCCCCTGCAATTCCTCGCCGCGGCCCAGCCGGATGTATTTGTCGAGTTTCAAGTCCCGGGCGATGGCCGCCAGGGACTGCTCCTTGACCAGCTGCGAGCGGATGCGCGTCAGCTGGCCCTCCTGGGCAGTGGGATACCGCCTGAAGCCTTCCTCGGATATGCACAACTCCAGCACGGCGTCGCCCAGAAATTCCAGCCTCTCGTTATCGTCGTTTCCGTCCTGCTCATTGGCGAACGAGGAGTGCGTAAGCGCGTTCTCCAGGAACTTGACTTGGGCAAACCTATGGTGGATACAATCCTGTAGCTCAGCGGTATCCATTCAACCCCCTTATCTATGCATCCAGACGCCCATTTAAGTGAACTCTTCAGCCCCGCGTCCATCGCCGTGGTCGGCGCGTCACGCAGCCCGATCAAGCTCGGTCACGTCCTGCTGTCGAATCTGATTTCGGGAGGGTACAGGGGGACAATCTTTCCCGTCAATCCCGCAGGTGGAGAAATTCTCGGCCTGAAGGCATATCCCACGGCCGCCGATCTGCCGCGCCCGCCGGACCTTGGCATCATCGTGCTCCCGCGCGAGCAGGTGCTGCAGGCCATGCGCGAGCTGG is a window of uncultured Pseudodesulfovibrio sp. DNA encoding:
- a CDS encoding VCBS repeat-containing protein, with translation MHGYVYLLRNTGTTKEPEYAKPVKVEAGGRPVDVYGMPSPNLADFDGDGDLDLICGEFIDKLTWFENTGTRTEPKYAAGRFIECNGKPLRMDLCMIVPVAVDWDADGDVDLVVGQEDGRVALIENTGRVVERMPVFAAPVFFRQQADDVKFGALVTPVSFDWDGDGDEDLVCGNTAGYVGFIENLDGGCPPRWAAPKRLEAGGQVLRIEAGPSGSIQGPCETKWGYTTLSVADWDGDALPDLVVNSIWGKVLWYRNAGTRQKPKLEAARPIEVEWPGAPPKPEWNWWNPKGKELATQWRTTPLAVDFTGDGLCDLVMLDTEGYLALYERKKQDGKLVLLPPRRVFVDEKGDALQLNGGRAGRSGRRKLCLADWDCDGRVDLLVNSRSVDWYKNIAGDADRTVLRPMGPLDTRRLAGHTTSPTVVDWDGDGVPDLLAGAEDGYHYYLKNPHGVDKQGKSKE